One region of Prosthecobacter fusiformis genomic DNA includes:
- a CDS encoding RNA polymerase sigma factor codes for MPETVGKPKEAFRTTRWSMVLRASDLGNEAAMQDMEHLCRACWYPIYAFVRRQNYSPEDAQDLAQGFFAHVLENNVLSHADPERGRFRSFLLGALRHFVSNEARKQRTEKRGGKITFVPLEMDGGEERFEREFAHPDCPEKLFQRNWAENLLHRAVKALEEDYASCGKAKLFNALQPYLASSANPNSYEELARELGMSTGTVAVSVFRMRKRYGELLRSEIAQTVEDPTDIEQEIRLLLEAVAS; via the coding sequence ATGCCAGAGACCGTTGGAAAGCCAAAGGAAGCTTTTAGAACGACTCGTTGGAGCATGGTGCTCAGGGCTTCCGATTTGGGGAATGAAGCGGCGATGCAAGACATGGAGCATTTGTGTCGCGCCTGTTGGTATCCGATCTACGCTTTTGTACGGCGGCAGAATTACTCCCCCGAAGATGCCCAAGATTTGGCTCAGGGATTCTTCGCTCACGTTCTGGAAAACAATGTCCTGTCTCATGCTGATCCTGAAAGAGGGCGTTTTCGTTCCTTCTTGCTCGGTGCATTAAGGCATTTCGTGAGCAATGAAGCGCGTAAACAGAGAACCGAAAAGAGAGGAGGGAAGATCACTTTTGTGCCTTTGGAAATGGACGGAGGTGAGGAACGCTTCGAGCGTGAATTCGCTCATCCCGATTGTCCCGAAAAACTTTTTCAGCGGAACTGGGCCGAGAATCTCCTGCATCGCGCCGTGAAAGCCTTGGAAGAGGATTATGCGAGCTGTGGCAAGGCGAAGCTCTTCAATGCATTGCAGCCTTACCTCGCAAGCAGTGCCAATCCCAATTCTTATGAAGAATTGGCCAGAGAACTTGGCATGAGTACCGGCACTGTAGCTGTGTCTGTCTTCCGCATGAGGAAACGTTATGGTGAACTCCTCCGCTCGGAGATCGCGCAGACCGTTGAAGATCCCACGGACATTGAGCAAGAGATTCGTCTTCTGCTAGAGGCCGTGGCTTCTTGA
- a CDS encoding peptidylprolyl isomerase, whose protein sequence is MSSRSPFLFGGLLDKHAVFILMLLIGMSSCSPQKTEVTGGSPDLADPAIIQVGSIRVSESDLAQYLKEQEAGRTDEETKKRGIKELASRAQLVQAALDANLDRDPIVRAEFARILANRLKEQQLFPKLKSIAAPLPETRLRELYKADESRFRSNEKRQAAVLWLNPGKDENRVKQYEQKLVAARDWYFKSSDLAQHPEQGFSMLGVDHSEHQSSRYNGGVLGWLEREGGMDDWTKAVADIVFSLDKPGDVSEVIVRNEGVFLVRYMALNPAFLRPFESVSEELEKAEINRMRQQATKDFMDSLAKEYPVQNLLPPSAGK, encoded by the coding sequence ATGTCATCGCGTTCTCCATTTTTGTTTGGCGGTCTCCTAGACAAGCATGCTGTCTTCATCCTGATGTTGCTCATCGGGATGTCCTCCTGCTCTCCTCAAAAGACGGAGGTGACTGGTGGATCACCTGATCTGGCAGATCCAGCCATCATCCAGGTCGGGTCCATTAGAGTCTCCGAATCAGACCTCGCACAGTATCTCAAAGAACAAGAAGCTGGTCGCACAGATGAGGAGACTAAAAAAAGGGGGATCAAGGAACTTGCCAGCCGCGCTCAACTTGTGCAGGCAGCTCTTGATGCGAATCTGGATCGCGACCCCATTGTTCGGGCAGAGTTCGCGAGAATTCTGGCCAATCGGTTGAAGGAGCAGCAGCTCTTCCCCAAGCTCAAAAGCATCGCCGCACCTCTTCCGGAGACACGTTTGCGCGAATTGTATAAGGCCGATGAATCTCGGTTTCGATCCAATGAAAAGCGCCAAGCAGCCGTTCTTTGGCTCAATCCCGGCAAGGACGAGAACAGAGTAAAACAATACGAGCAAAAACTGGTTGCCGCACGGGACTGGTATTTCAAGAGCAGTGATCTCGCTCAACACCCTGAGCAGGGGTTTTCGATGCTCGGCGTGGATCATTCAGAACATCAATCCAGCCGATACAATGGCGGCGTGTTAGGATGGCTTGAGCGCGAAGGCGGCATGGATGATTGGACGAAAGCAGTGGCAGATATCGTATTCTCATTGGACAAACCTGGAGACGTCAGTGAGGTGATTGTGCGTAATGAAGGCGTGTTTCTAGTGCGCTACATGGCCCTAAATCCGGCATTCCTTCGGCCTTTTGAATCGGTGTCTGAAGAGCTTGAAAAGGCTGAAATCAACCGGATGAGACAGCAAGCCACAAAGGATTTTATGGACTCTTTAGCAAAGGAGTATCCAGTCCAAAATTTGCTCCCACCCTCCGCTGGCAAATAA